The following proteins are encoded in a genomic region of Rhizobium sp. CCGE531:
- a CDS encoding oxidoreductase produces MPDWTVKDIPSQTGRIAVITGANSGIGYEAAKALAGAGAKVIIASRNETKANEALAKIRAATPAADVTFEPLDLASLDSVARTAGRIAAAVPRIDLLINNAGVMAIPDRHETEDGFEMQMGANHIGHFAWTMRLLPKVFEADSPRVVTVSSLAHRSGRINFDDLQWRGRYRSWSAYCQSKLATLLFSLELDRVARAEGWKLKSIAAHPGYAATGLQTTGPRMGRDRAGSLEIMTRLLGPLLSHTAAAGALPTLFAATSPTAEGGAMYGPNGFYELRGPPVRAKIASHARDKAIWRRLWDVSEQLTAAA; encoded by the coding sequence ATGCCAGACTGGACAGTGAAGGATATCCCGTCGCAGACAGGCCGCATCGCAGTCATCACGGGCGCCAACAGCGGTATAGGCTACGAGGCGGCAAAGGCTCTGGCGGGCGCCGGCGCAAAGGTCATCATCGCCTCGCGCAACGAGACCAAGGCCAATGAAGCGCTCGCCAAGATCCGCGCGGCAACACCGGCGGCGGACGTCACGTTCGAACCGCTGGATCTCGCCAGCCTCGATTCCGTCGCCCGTACCGCGGGCCGCATCGCCGCCGCCGTGCCGCGTATCGATCTGCTCATCAACAATGCCGGTGTCATGGCCATTCCCGATCGGCATGAGACGGAAGACGGTTTCGAGATGCAGATGGGCGCCAATCATATCGGACATTTCGCCTGGACGATGCGGCTGTTGCCGAAGGTTTTCGAGGCCGACAGTCCGCGCGTCGTCACTGTCAGCAGCCTGGCCCATCGCAGCGGCAGGATCAATTTCGACGATCTGCAGTGGCGCGGGCGCTATCGGTCCTGGTCCGCCTATTGCCAATCGAAGCTGGCAACGCTGCTGTTCAGCCTGGAGCTCGACCGCGTCGCCCGCGCCGAAGGCTGGAAGCTGAAAAGCATTGCCGCCCATCCCGGCTACGCTGCGACTGGCCTGCAGACCACCGGTCCACGCATGGGCCGCGATCGGGCCGGCAGCCTCGAAATCATGACGAGATTGCTGGGGCCGCTTCTATCGCATACGGCAGCGGCCGGCGCCCTGCCGACGCTCTTTGCCGCCACCTCGCCCACGGCGGAGGGCGGCGCCATGTATGGCCCCAATGGTTTTTACGAACTCAGGGGCCCGCCAGTGCGCGCCAAGATCGCTTCGCACGCCCGCGACAAAGCCATCTGGCGGCGGCTGTGGGATGTTTCGGAGCAGTTGACCGCGGCCGCCTGA
- a CDS encoding methyltransferase domain-containing protein yields the protein MTTKTSCADFVQFFRSWVSNPLRVAAVAPSGERLARLMTQEIEPLDGPILELGPGTGVFTRALLARGIPEGALTLIEFGEEFAARLRGRFPEARVVHMDAAQLGQCGLFDEAPFGAVVSGLPLLSMPPSKVAAIVGGAFETMKPGGAFYQFTYGPRCPVQKSMLESLGLKATRIGGTVRNIPPAGVYRISRQNPLELSINGSKYRSTVEGVGITALMPEAGHAGTGRPEANA from the coding sequence ATGACGACAAAGACCTCATGCGCTGATTTTGTGCAGTTCTTCCGCTCCTGGGTCAGCAATCCCCTGCGCGTTGCCGCGGTTGCGCCTTCGGGCGAGCGGCTGGCGAGATTGATGACGCAGGAGATCGAGCCGCTCGACGGGCCGATCCTCGAGCTCGGGCCGGGCACGGGTGTCTTCACACGCGCGTTGCTGGCGCGTGGCATTCCGGAAGGCGCGCTCACGCTCATAGAGTTCGGCGAGGAATTTGCCGCTCGATTGCGCGGGCGCTTTCCCGAAGCGCGGGTAGTGCATATGGATGCGGCGCAGCTTGGCCAATGCGGCCTTTTCGATGAAGCGCCTTTCGGCGCCGTCGTCAGCGGTTTGCCGCTGCTGTCCATGCCGCCTTCGAAAGTCGCGGCCATCGTCGGCGGCGCCTTCGAAACGATGAAACCCGGAGGGGCCTTCTATCAGTTCACCTATGGCCCGCGCTGTCCGGTGCAAAAGTCGATGCTGGAAAGTCTCGGGCTGAAGGCAACGCGCATCGGCGGCACGGTACGCAACATTCCGCCCGCCGGCGTCTACAGGATATCGCGGCAAAATCCGCTGGAACTCTCGATCAATGGTTCCAAATATCGTAGCACCGTAGAGGGTGTCGGAATCACTGCATTGATGCCGGAAGCCGGCCATGCCGGTACGGGGCGGCCCGAAGCAAATGCGTAG
- a CDS encoding TetR family transcriptional regulator, with protein MAEKPDVDIAVKEGRRERKRRQTRERIESVALKLFLERGFDATTIEDITEAADVSKRSFFDYFPSKEDVVTAWQDSFSGELIHAVAAQPPDASLFEVVEAAIHAALRAATADPQRLALVALISDTPALRARDQLKYVKLERKLADALHARGRGGEEERFRLSILAAVVVTMLRVGGERWSAARQTVSLEEFAENMFDELWTALADLGGQAEIRTRTT; from the coding sequence ATGGCGGAAAAGCCGGATGTGGATATCGCGGTGAAGGAAGGCCGGCGCGAGCGCAAGCGCCGTCAGACCCGCGAACGCATCGAATCCGTCGCCCTGAAACTCTTTCTCGAGCGTGGCTTCGATGCCACCACCATCGAGGATATCACCGAAGCCGCCGACGTTTCCAAGCGCAGTTTCTTCGATTACTTCCCCAGCAAGGAGGATGTAGTCACCGCCTGGCAGGATAGTTTCTCCGGCGAGCTCATTCATGCCGTGGCTGCCCAGCCACCGGATGCCTCTCTTTTCGAGGTCGTCGAGGCAGCCATCCATGCTGCCCTTCGCGCCGCCACGGCGGATCCCCAGCGCCTCGCGCTGGTGGCCTTGATCAGCGACACCCCGGCGCTCCGCGCGCGTGATCAGCTGAAATACGTCAAGCTGGAAAGGAAGCTTGCGGACGCCCTGCATGCCCGCGGGCGTGGCGGCGAGGAAGAGCGTTTCCGCTTGAGCATCCTCGCGGCGGTCGTCGTCACCATGCTGCGTGTGGGCGGCGAGCGTTGGAGCGCGGCTCGGCAGACGGTTTCGCTGGAAGAATTCGCGGAGAACATGTTCGACGAGCTTTGGACGGCACTTGCCGATCTTGGCGGACAGGCTGAGATCCGTACACGCACCACTTGA